CCTGAAATTATTTGGATATATGGCTCTTGAGCGCTCCGCCCGTTCCCTCACCACTCCCTTTGTCAGCGCGTCCTCTTTGCTGATTTTAAGGGCCCCCTCGCGACAGGCGGTTACACACCAGGGTCCGGCCGCATCGTCTTTGCACATATCGCAGGTCATCGTCTGCCCCGTATAAGGGTTTACCAACGGGCTGCCGACCGGGCAGATATAAACGCACGCCCTGCACCCGATACAGACATCTGTGTTAGTTATAACCGTCCCATTTTCCTGTCGCACCCGCGCATTCATTGGGCATACCTTGATGCAGGGGGCGTTATCGCACGCCATGCAGATGACGGGGACGTCAACCTCCTGGACTTCAAGCCTGAGGATTTTAAGCAAGGCCAACCTGGAATTTACATTTCCCTGATGTTTCATCGAACAGGCAAGCAAGCATTGTTGGCACCCGGTACATTTGAGGGGATCGACTACTAATTGTTCACGCCTTATTTCCATTCTCCGCCTTTATGAATTTCGATTATATTGTTTCGGTGTTTGCATCCTTAACCTTTTTGAAACAGCATGGGAATGTATATCTTTACAGCAGTTCTGGTGCGGATGCTACACTGTAGATATTCCGGTTGTCAAGACAAACTTTCGTTTCCCGCGATCCCTCTGCGCAGCCTCTAAATATTAAAGATTCAATCCTGCCTTAGTTAAAATATCATCTTCAACTGTATATTTTATCTATTAAATTCCGTATTTTGAATGCTTGCAAAGGATCGCCTTTAAAACTTACCCATCGGCCAATCTTGATTGGCATCGGCTACCATTTATGATATAGAACCGCCTGCGTTGTTATAGTTAACGCAATGGTATTGTTATTATTCAATAAATTGTGACATCTATCGATAGGGAGACAATATGCAGGCATTGGAAATAATCAGCGCAGCCAAAGCGGAAGGCCGCGGATCCTTGACCGAGGCAGAATCAAAGGAGGTTCTCCGGCAGTTCGGTGTGCCGGTAGTGGAGGAACGCATCGCAGTTTCACCGGAAGATGCAATCCAAGTTGCTAAAAATACAGGGTTCCCCGTTGTTCTGAAGGGGCTGGGAACAAAACTTGCGCATAAGACCGAGCGTGGCCTTGTTTTCCTTAACCTGAACAGTGAAGATGCGGTGGAAAAAGCGGCAAGGGCCGCGGCGACCTCGGCCGGAGCTGATCTGGAGGGATACCTGATCCAGCCGATGCTTTCCGGACATCGGGAGTTTGTGGCCGGATTGTTTCACGATCCCCAGTTCGGGCCGATTGTCATGTTCGGACTGGGCGGCGTATTCACGGAAGCCATTGACGACGCTGTTTTTCGCGTCGCCCCATTGACTAAAAACGATGCGGAACAGATGATAAATGAGATACGTTCCCAAAAACTCCTGGGGGCTTTCCGCGGCGAACAGGCGGTGGAACGAAAGCGGATCGTCAGCACCCTTCTGGGCTTATCCCGTATAGGCATGGAAATCCCGGACATTACGGAAATTGACATCAACCCGCTTCTGGTCGGTCCCGAAGGCCGGGCAGTGGCCGTTGACGCATTGGTTGTCATCGGCGAGAAACCAGCCCC
This DNA window, taken from Syntrophales bacterium, encodes the following:
- a CDS encoding 4Fe-4S dicluster domain-containing protein, which codes for MEIRREQLVVDPLKCTGCQQCLLACSMKHQGNVNSRLALLKILRLEVQEVDVPVICMACDNAPCIKVCPMNARVRQENGTVITNTDVCIGCRACVYICPVGSPLVNPYTGQTMTCDMCKDDAAGPWCVTACREGALKISKEDALTKGVVRERAERSRAIYPNNFRMNTP